A stretch of Mucilaginibacter terrae DNA encodes these proteins:
- a CDS encoding SGNH/GDSL hydrolase family protein, with product MKFKNYKNIFFAGLLTLAACKPEIDVAPATSGSADFSTYIAIGDSQTAGFADGGLYRSGQINSFANIIAQQMKSAGGGNFSQPLFTEAQANGSGFKKLTGFDSNGSPILTDVPAAAVRTPGFPFLTKYSGDNNNFGIPGLKVIHAGIAGYGNANPYFERLLTASYPTANDVYLNFATAKPYTFFTCWLGSNDALGYATSGGAGDVLTDKATFTAAFTAVIEKLTTGGKKGAVATIPDVSTIPYFTTVTIPALLAGIQKVAPTVTTLYVSARKDDGTYAARAATASDLVVLTFPTSKMGVNGYGVSPLNPIENQYILDPNEVALVRDYVASYNQTINSVAASKGLAVFDVYTFLNNLKQKGLIIDGASLNANYISGGVFSLDGVHLTPRGYAIVANEFIKAINTKYGSTLPQVNISGYAGVVFP from the coding sequence ATGAAATTTAAGAATTACAAAAATATATTCTTTGCAGGCTTGCTTACGTTGGCAGCCTGTAAACCCGAGATTGATGTGGCTCCTGCTACGAGTGGCTCGGCCGATTTTTCTACTTACATCGCCATTGGCGATTCGCAAACGGCAGGTTTTGCCGATGGTGGTTTGTACCGCAGCGGCCAGATCAATTCATTTGCTAACATTATTGCCCAGCAAATGAAAAGTGCAGGGGGCGGTAATTTTAGCCAGCCATTGTTTACCGAGGCACAAGCTAATGGTTCGGGCTTTAAAAAATTGACCGGTTTTGACAGCAACGGCTCTCCTATTTTAACTGATGTTCCGGCTGCTGCAGTGCGCACACCTGGCTTTCCGTTTTTAACCAAATACAGCGGCGATAATAATAACTTTGGTATACCGGGCTTAAAAGTTATTCATGCCGGAATAGCAGGTTATGGTAATGCCAACCCTTATTTCGAACGTTTACTTACCGCATCATATCCAACTGCAAATGATGTGTATCTCAATTTTGCCACCGCTAAGCCTTATACATTTTTCACCTGCTGGTTAGGCAGTAACGATGCTTTAGGTTATGCCACCAGCGGTGGAGCAGGCGATGTTTTAACAGACAAGGCTACATTCACTGCAGCATTTACTGCTGTGATAGAAAAATTGACAACAGGCGGCAAAAAAGGCGCCGTTGCCACTATTCCTGATGTAAGCACTATTCCATATTTTACTACTGTAACTATACCTGCATTACTGGCAGGCATTCAAAAAGTAGCACCTACCGTAACAACACTTTATGTGAGCGCACGTAAAGACGACGGCACTTATGCAGCACGCGCAGCTACAGCCAGCGATTTGGTGGTTCTTACTTTCCCGACCAGCAAAATGGGTGTTAACGGATATGGCGTATCTCCCCTCAACCCAATCGAAAATCAATATATCCTCGATCCTAACGAAGTAGCTTTGGTGCGCGATTATGTGGCATCTTACAACCAAACCATCAACTCGGTAGCGGCCTCAAAAGGTTTGGCGGTGTTTGATGTTTACACCTTCCTCAATAATCTTAAACAAAAAGGATTGATTATTGACGGCGCAAGCCTGAATGCAAACTACATTAGCGGCGGCGTTTTCTCGTTAGATGGCGTGCACCTCACCCCACGCGGTTATGCCATTGTAGCAAATGAGTTTATTAAAGCCATTAACACCAAATACGGCTCAACATTACCGCAGGTAAATATTTCGGGATATGCTGGCGTAGTATTTCCGTAA
- a CDS encoding S8 family peptidase, with translation MNPNLLLKSLLLTAGLTVSYCSYAQKANWQNLDLKSDTTFGISTEKAYLELLKGKKSTPVLVAVIDGGIDIEHEDLKKIIWTNPKEVAGDGKDNDKNGYIDDLHGWDFIGGAKGDVHWDNIELTRLARKYRTQFTGKDTTKLSGKDLADFETYQKLRTELDKKVIPAKKNLQSLTNAKTGIASMLTKIGNQNPTVADIEKFTPENQAETIAKANALRLVPRFKDFKEFYQAVIVDAFDHYNTQVQYHFNLDFDPRSIVGDNYADSKERKYGNADVAGPDADHGSHCAGIIGAVRDNNLGIKGVADNVMIMSVRTVPDGDERDKDVANAIRYAAENGAKVVSMSFGKGYSWDKKAVDEAVKYAMSKDVLLVHAAGNDNLNLDVDKNFPLAKYEDGGQAANWIEVGASGSKDDNTLKASFSNYGKNTVDVFAPGVDINSTTPGSTYALHSGTSMAAPVVAGLASLIRSYYPKLSAAQVKDIILKSVVKVNHTVTTKVNGQNTELAFADLCKTGGIINAYNALQLAASM, from the coding sequence ATGAACCCTAATTTATTATTAAAGAGTCTGCTGTTAACTGCCGGACTTACCGTTAGCTATTGCAGCTACGCGCAAAAAGCCAACTGGCAAAACCTCGACTTAAAATCAGATACTACCTTTGGCATAAGCACCGAAAAAGCTTACCTTGAATTACTGAAAGGCAAGAAATCGACACCGGTACTGGTTGCGGTTATTGATGGCGGTATTGATATTGAACACGAAGACCTCAAAAAAATAATTTGGACTAACCCCAAGGAAGTTGCCGGCGATGGTAAAGACAATGATAAAAACGGCTATATTGACGACTTACATGGCTGGGATTTTATTGGCGGTGCCAAAGGTGATGTACATTGGGATAACATTGAACTTACCCGCCTGGCACGCAAATACCGCACCCAGTTTACCGGTAAAGACACCACCAAACTTAGCGGAAAGGATTTAGCCGATTTTGAAACGTATCAAAAGCTACGAACCGAACTTGATAAAAAGGTAATTCCTGCTAAAAAAAACCTTCAAAGCCTTACCAATGCTAAAACCGGTATAGCAAGTATGCTTACTAAAATTGGCAATCAAAACCCAACCGTGGCCGATATTGAAAAATTTACGCCCGAAAACCAGGCCGAAACCATTGCTAAAGCAAATGCATTGCGCTTAGTTCCCCGCTTTAAAGACTTTAAAGAGTTTTACCAGGCGGTTATTGTTGATGCCTTTGACCATTACAATACACAGGTACAATATCACTTTAACCTCGATTTTGACCCGCGCAGTATTGTAGGCGATAACTATGCCGACAGCAAAGAGCGTAAATATGGCAATGCCGATGTTGCCGGACCTGATGCCGACCACGGCTCGCACTGCGCCGGTATAATTGGTGCCGTACGCGATAATAACTTAGGCATTAAAGGCGTGGCCGATAATGTGATGATCATGTCGGTACGTACTGTGCCTGATGGTGATGAGCGTGATAAAGACGTAGCCAACGCCATACGTTACGCTGCCGAAAACGGTGCCAAAGTAGTTAGCATGAGTTTTGGCAAAGGCTACTCATGGGATAAAAAAGCGGTAGACGAAGCCGTTAAATACGCCATGAGCAAAGACGTATTGCTGGTGCATGCAGCAGGTAACGATAACCTTAACCTTGATGTAGATAAAAACTTTCCGCTGGCTAAATATGAGGATGGAGGGCAAGCTGCTAACTGGATCGAGGTAGGTGCATCGGGCTCTAAGGATGATAATACGCTAAAAGCATCATTTTCTAACTATGGCAAAAACACGGTTGATGTGTTTGCACCAGGCGTTGATATTAATTCAACCACTCCGGGTTCAACCTACGCCTTGCATAGCGGTACCAGTATGGCAGCGCCCGTTGTTGCAGGTTTGGCATCACTAATACGCTCATACTATCCTAAATTGAGTGCAGCGCAGGTGAAAGACATCATCTTAAAATCGGTTGTAAAGGTAAATCATACGGTAACTACCAAGGTTAACGGCCAAAATACTGAGCTTGCATTTGCCGACCTTTGTAAAACCGGCGGTATCATTAATGCCTACAATGCCCTGCAATTAGCGGCATCTATGTAA
- a CDS encoding adenylate kinase, which yields MLNLVLFGPPGAGKGTQSQNLIDKYGLIHLSTGDILRGEISQGTALGLEAKKLMDDGKLVPDEVVIGMISNKLDANPDAKGFIFDGFPRTVAQAAALDTLLEEKNTAISGMIALVVDDEELEKRLLERGKTSGRPDDANPEIIRKRINEYNNKTTPVAEFYKDQNKFTSINGIGSIDGIFSSLSAVVEGY from the coding sequence ATGCTGAACTTAGTTTTGTTTGGTCCGCCCGGCGCTGGCAAGGGTACACAATCTCAAAACCTTATTGATAAATATGGCTTAATACACCTCTCAACCGGTGATATTTTGCGCGGTGAAATTTCTCAAGGCACGGCACTTGGTCTTGAAGCTAAAAAACTGATGGACGATGGCAAACTGGTTCCTGATGAAGTGGTGATAGGCATGATCAGCAATAAACTGGATGCCAACCCTGATGCTAAAGGATTTATATTCGACGGCTTTCCGCGCACGGTAGCTCAGGCTGCAGCGTTAGACACCTTGCTTGAAGAAAAAAACACCGCCATTTCGGGCATGATTGCTTTGGTAGTTGACGATGAAGAGTTAGAGAAACGCTTGTTAGAGCGCGGTAAAACCTCTGGCCGCCCCGATGATGCCAACCCCGAAATTATTCGTAAACGCATTAACGAGTATAACAACAAAACTACCCCGGTAGCCGAGTTTTATAAAGACCAGAACAAATTTACCAGCATTAACGGTATAGGTTCAATTGACGGTATCTTCAGTTCGCTGAGCGCTGTGGTTGAAGGATATTAA
- the obgE gene encoding GTPase ObgE: MSQGSNFVDYVKICCRSGKGGAGSAHLHRDKHTAKGGPDGGDGGRGGHVIVKGNAQLWTMLHLKYRKHIMAGDGDSGSSALSTGKTGRDEILEVPLGTIARDAETGEVIFEITKDGETKILTPGGRGGLGNWHFKTSTHQTPRYAQPGEPGQEHWNILELKLLADVGLVGFPNAGKSTLLSVVSAAKPEIADYAFTTLVPNLGIVAYRNNRSFVMADIPGIIEGASKGKGLGFRFLRHIERNSVLLFMIPADTNRTIKQEYAILLHELQEYNPELIHKPRVLAITKSDLLDEELQQEMKAELPEGIPAVFISAVAQQGIDPLKDLLWTEINKSAV; encoded by the coding sequence ATGAGCCAGGGTTCAAACTTTGTTGATTACGTGAAAATTTGCTGCCGCTCGGGTAAGGGCGGCGCCGGTTCGGCACACTTGCACCGCGATAAGCATACCGCCAAGGGTGGCCCTGATGGTGGTGATGGCGGCCGTGGCGGGCACGTAATTGTTAAGGGTAATGCCCAGTTATGGACTATGCTGCACCTCAAATACCGCAAGCACATTATGGCAGGCGATGGAGACAGCGGTAGCAGTGCACTAAGCACCGGCAAAACCGGCAGAGATGAAATACTGGAAGTACCGTTAGGTACTATAGCCCGTGATGCCGAAACAGGTGAAGTAATTTTTGAAATAACTAAAGACGGTGAAACCAAAATTTTAACCCCCGGCGGTCGTGGAGGTTTGGGCAACTGGCACTTTAAAACATCAACACACCAAACACCCCGTTACGCCCAACCCGGCGAGCCTGGACAAGAGCACTGGAATATATTAGAGCTTAAACTACTGGCCGATGTAGGTTTGGTTGGCTTTCCTAATGCAGGCAAATCCACGCTATTATCGGTAGTATCGGCGGCCAAACCCGAGATTGCCGATTATGCCTTTACCACCCTGGTGCCCAATTTAGGAATTGTGGCTTACCGTAATAACCGTTCATTTGTAATGGCCGATATTCCGGGTATTATTGAAGGTGCATCAAAAGGCAAAGGATTAGGATTCCGTTTCCTGCGCCATATTGAGCGCAACTCGGTGCTGCTGTTTATGATTCCGGCTGATACCAACCGCACCATTAAACAGGAGTATGCCATATTACTGCACGAACTGCAGGAGTATAACCCCGAACTCATACACAAGCCCCGCGTACTGGCCATAACCAAAAGTGATTTGCTCGACGAGGAACTTCAGCAAGAAATGAAAGCCGAATTACCGGAAGGCATCCCGGCCGTATTCATATCTGCCGTAGCCCAACAAGGTATCGACCCGTTAAAGGATCTGTTGTGGACAGAGATCAATAAGTCGGCGGTTTAG
- the gap gene encoding type I glyceraldehyde-3-phosphate dehydrogenase yields the protein MRIAINGFGRIGRIFLRNILNRPGIEVVAINDITNTQTLAHLFKYDSVHRGFKGEVSFDDNHLFINGKAIKVLAESIPVNLPWAELDIDLVIESTGKFASLDGGNQHLAAGAKQVILSAPAGGKTVPTVVLGVNDDQIDLRSPIISNASCTTNNVAAMVKVLEDNWGITEGYITTVHSMTGDQNLHDAPHKDLRRARAASASIIPTTTGAAKAITSIFPHLDGKLGGAGIRVPVLNGSLTDFTCLLKKPATVEAINAAFKQAAEGAMKNILEYTEDPIVSTDILDNPHSCIFDAQLTSIVGDLVKIVGWYDNEMGYSSRLADLVERIAKLEPIVETRTKSQESR from the coding sequence ATGAGGATTGCCATTAACGGATTTGGTCGTATAGGCCGCATATTTCTCCGTAATATTTTGAACCGCCCCGGTATTGAGGTGGTAGCCATTAACGATATAACCAACACCCAAACACTGGCTCATTTATTTAAGTATGATAGTGTGCACCGTGGCTTTAAGGGCGAGGTAAGCTTTGATGATAACCATCTCTTCATTAACGGAAAGGCAATAAAAGTACTGGCCGAAAGTATCCCGGTAAACTTACCGTGGGCTGAATTAGATATAGACCTTGTTATTGAGTCGACTGGCAAATTTGCCTCGCTCGATGGCGGCAACCAGCATTTAGCAGCAGGTGCCAAACAGGTAATTTTATCGGCACCCGCAGGTGGTAAAACAGTACCTACTGTAGTATTGGGTGTTAATGATGATCAGATTGACCTGCGTTCGCCCATTATCTCCAATGCATCTTGCACTACTAACAATGTGGCCGCCATGGTAAAGGTGCTCGAAGATAACTGGGGCATAACCGAGGGCTACATTACCACCGTACACTCCATGACCGGCGATCAAAACCTGCACGATGCGCCACATAAAGACCTGCGCAGGGCGCGTGCTGCTTCGGCATCAATCATTCCTACAACAACAGGTGCGGCCAAGGCTATTACGTCTATATTTCCACACTTGGATGGCAAATTGGGCGGGGCAGGCATCCGTGTACCTGTGCTCAATGGTTCACTTACCGATTTTACCTGCCTGCTTAAAAAACCGGCAACTGTGGAAGCCATTAATGCTGCCTTTAAACAAGCTGCCGAGGGTGCTATGAAAAATATATTGGAGTACACCGAAGACCCGATCGTCTCGACCGATATTTTAGATAACCCGCACAGTTGTATATTTGATGCACAGCTTACCTCCATAGTTGGCGATTTGGTAAAAATAGTGGGCTGGTACGATAACGAAATGGGCTATAGTAGCCGTTTGGCTGATTTGGTGGAGAGAATAGCGAAATTAGAGCCGATTGTAGAGACAAGAACCAAGAGCCAAGAATCAAGATAA
- a CDS encoding GNAT family N-acetyltransferase: MVKFISKDDILPIRNEILREGKLTLEQCRFDGDENPKSFHLGYFDGEELVSIASFHPQSYGEYQGEAYQLRGMATLKNHQGKGLGTQLINFAIVYMRGQKVNYVWCNARKVAANFYSNVGFEIVSKEFDIPGIGPHYAMYLKIQ; encoded by the coding sequence GTGGTAAAATTTATAAGTAAAGACGACATCCTTCCGATCCGTAACGAAATACTACGCGAAGGAAAACTCACGCTCGAACAATGCCGTTTTGATGGCGACGAAAATCCCAAAAGTTTCCACTTGGGTTATTTTGATGGTGAAGAATTAGTAAGTATAGCTTCGTTCCATCCGCAAAGCTATGGTGAATATCAGGGTGAGGCTTACCAATTGCGCGGCATGGCTACCTTAAAAAATCACCAGGGCAAAGGCCTGGGTACACAGCTTATTAATTTTGCCATTGTATATATGCGTGGTCAAAAAGTAAATTACGTTTGGTGCAATGCACGTAAGGTAGCTGCCAACTTTTACAGCAATGTAGGTTTCGAAATTGTATCTAAGGAGTTTGACATTCCGGGTATAGGTCCGCATTATGCCATGTATCTCAAGATACAGTAG
- a CDS encoding glycine zipper domain-containing protein, whose product MIQVKRLLIVTGISVGLVACHSNPNQSNVAVKVDSPVVAKADTVGLAAFKAEKQARYEDSLKAVGAERERERRRAAAAAATTRYASSSGTRSSYAASGYGSSNTTTTTKKSHAARNGALIGAGAGALTGALVTKKNRGVGALIGGVAGGAAGYGVGKIVEKKKENQ is encoded by the coding sequence ATGATACAAGTAAAGCGTTTATTGATAGTAACAGGAATTTCAGTTGGTTTGGTTGCATGTCACTCAAACCCTAATCAATCAAATGTGGCTGTTAAAGTAGACAGTCCGGTTGTTGCTAAAGCAGACACCGTGGGTCTTGCTGCCTTCAAAGCTGAAAAGCAAGCTCGTTATGAAGATAGTTTGAAAGCTGTAGGTGCCGAACGTGAGCGCGAGCGTCGCCGTGCAGCAGCAGCAGCAGCTACAACAAGGTATGCTTCATCAAGCGGTACAAGATCGTCGTATGCTGCATCAGGCTATGGTTCGAGCAATACCACCACCACCACCAAGAAAAGCCATGCCGCACGTAACGGTGCATTAATTGGTGCCGGTGCCGGTGCTTTAACAGGTGCTTTGGTAACTAAAAAGAATCGTGGTGTAGGTGCCTTAATTGGTGGCGTAGCCGGTGGTGCTGCAGGTTACGGTGTAGGTAAAATTGTAGAAAAGAAAAAAGAGAATCAATAA
- a CDS encoding phosphoglycerate kinase encodes MKTIDQLNFAGKKALIRVDFNVPLDKDYNITDDNRITAALPTLKKILADGGSLILMSHLGRPKEGPTEKYSLKHIIPHLSDLLGKEVQFADDCIGTQATDKASALKDGEVLLLENLRFYKEEEKGDKEFAEKLSKLGDVYVNDAFGTAHRAHASTAVIAQFFPEAKYFGYLMAAELENAEKVLSGAAKPFTAIMGGAKVSDKLLLIESMLDKVDNLIIGGGMAYTFAKAQGGSIGKSLVEDDKLELALELIKKANERGVKLLLPTDSIIADAFAADANTDIAQNDNIKDGWMGLDIGPDSIAAFTKVVAESKTVLWNGPMGVFEMEKFEKGTRAVAEAVVQATKDGGFTLIGGGDSAAAVSKFGFNDDVSYVSTGGGALLEYMEGKELPGVKAINE; translated from the coding sequence ATGAAAACAATTGATCAATTAAACTTTGCCGGAAAAAAAGCCCTTATCAGGGTTGACTTTAACGTTCCGCTTGACAAGGATTACAACATAACCGACGACAACCGCATTACCGCCGCACTGCCAACCTTGAAAAAGATTTTGGCCGATGGTGGTTCGCTCATACTGATGTCGCACCTGGGCCGCCCGAAAGAAGGTCCGACCGAGAAGTACTCTTTAAAACACATTATCCCGCACCTATCTGACCTTTTGGGTAAAGAAGTACAGTTTGCCGATGATTGCATTGGCACCCAGGCTACCGATAAGGCCTCCGCCTTAAAAGACGGCGAAGTTTTATTATTAGAGAACCTGCGTTTTTATAAAGAAGAAGAAAAAGGCGACAAGGAATTTGCCGAAAAACTATCAAAACTGGGCGATGTATACGTGAATGATGCCTTTGGTACCGCTCACCGTGCACACGCTTCAACTGCGGTTATTGCGCAGTTCTTCCCTGAGGCAAAATACTTTGGTTACCTGATGGCTGCCGAACTGGAAAATGCCGAAAAAGTACTGAGCGGCGCTGCTAAACCTTTCACCGCCATTATGGGTGGCGCTAAGGTGAGCGATAAATTATTGCTGATTGAGAGCATGCTCGACAAGGTTGATAACCTCATTATAGGTGGTGGTATGGCTTATACTTTTGCCAAGGCACAAGGAGGTAGCATTGGTAAATCACTGGTAGAAGACGATAAGTTAGAACTGGCTTTAGAGCTTATTAAAAAGGCTAACGAAAGAGGTGTTAAATTACTGTTGCCAACCGATTCGATTATTGCAGATGCGTTTGCGGCCGATGCCAATACCGATATAGCTCAAAACGATAATATTAAAGACGGCTGGATGGGACTGGATATTGGTCCGGATTCAATTGCTGCTTTCACCAAAGTGGTAGCCGAATCGAAAACCGTATTATGGAACGGCCCTATGGGTGTTTTTGAAATGGAAAAATTTGAGAAAGGCACCAGAGCCGTAGCCGAAGCGGTAGTACAAGCTACCAAAGACGGCGGCTTTACCCTCATTGGTGGTGGCGATTCGGCCGCTGCGGTATCAAAGTTTGGCTTTAACGATGACGTGAGTTATGTATCAACCGGCGGCGGTGCCTTGCTGGAATATATGGAAGGCAAGGAATTGCCGGGTGTTAAAGCAATTAATGAGTAA
- a CDS encoding YcxB family protein, producing the protein MHAIITFTKEDFLTNYLFVVSKSKAITRMRRRGVFVLSGWLLLMAIVFYFLEDLTWMWYCIAASCAAFILFPQLQKLVYKKQYKKFVLEKFGKLQDVPFDITLTADKFIYKNIFSDVSLNTSQIENISETADYFFVKFHSQDTITLPKRSFDYNELNSLLTDIAQANNVSINRELEWKWK; encoded by the coding sequence ATGCACGCCATTATCACATTTACTAAAGAAGACTTTTTAACAAACTATCTGTTTGTTGTTTCAAAATCCAAAGCAATTACCCGAATGAGACGTAGAGGAGTATTCGTGTTAAGCGGTTGGCTTTTGCTGATGGCAATAGTCTTCTACTTTCTGGAAGACCTTACCTGGATGTGGTATTGTATAGCTGCCTCATGTGCTGCCTTTATATTGTTTCCTCAATTACAAAAACTGGTTTACAAAAAGCAATACAAAAAATTTGTGCTTGAAAAATTCGGTAAACTTCAAGATGTACCATTTGATATAACCTTAACAGCTGACAAATTCATATACAAAAATATTTTTTCGGATGTATCTCTTAATACATCACAAATAGAAAACATCTCCGAAACTGCAGATTACTTTTTTGTAAAATTTCATTCACAAGATACAATTACACTACCTAAACGCAGCTTTGATTACAATGAGCTGAACAGTCTGCTTACTGATATTGCACAGGCAAATAACGTTTCAATAAACAGAGAACTGGAGTGGAAGTGGAAATAG
- a CDS encoding CPBP family intramembrane glutamic endopeptidase has protein sequence MNLILPIINTLLHLAILLTIALAIRRKYSWSDYQLFLWFALIHIAESVIVSTVKFDVFPGEQWNWSGKIAVLVAALVCLYNNNKISLPEAGWTFKLKPGSLWPVVGVMVVFLGLRLFLKLSSGASTAFHAETFAFQAILPGLTEELIYRGVLLGFLNKIYKPSITIIKAPIGWGVLITSLLFGLVHGVNLDEHFHLTINSQKLFMTFGLGLILAWLKQRTDSIVPSIIFHNLWNLIVFV, from the coding sequence GTGAACCTTATACTACCCATAATTAACACCCTACTGCATTTAGCTATCCTGCTTACAATAGCCCTTGCTATCAGACGAAAGTATAGCTGGTCAGATTACCAATTGTTCCTTTGGTTCGCACTCATTCATATAGCCGAATCGGTTATCGTATCTACAGTTAAGTTCGATGTATTTCCCGGCGAGCAATGGAACTGGTCGGGCAAAATTGCGGTGCTGGTAGCGGCGTTGGTGTGCTTATATAATAACAATAAAATCAGTCTACCCGAGGCAGGGTGGACATTCAAACTCAAACCAGGTTCGTTATGGCCGGTAGTTGGAGTAATGGTAGTGTTTTTAGGATTAAGGCTATTCCTTAAACTTTCAAGCGGTGCATCAACAGCATTCCATGCAGAAACTTTTGCTTTTCAGGCCATCCTTCCGGGACTTACCGAGGAACTTATTTATCGTGGCGTTTTACTGGGCTTTCTCAATAAAATTTACAAGCCATCTATTACCATAATTAAAGCTCCCATAGGATGGGGCGTTTTAATAACCTCGCTACTGTTTGGCTTAGTGCATGGGGTTAACTTAGATGAGCATTTTCATCTTACCATCAATTCACAAAAACTGTTCATGACCTTTGGCCTTGGGCTCATACTGGCCTGGCTTAAACAACGTACGGACAGCATCGTTCCATCTATCATTTTTCATAATTTATGGAACCTGATTGTGTTCGTTTAA
- a CDS encoding CocE/NonD family hydrolase, producing MKFLTSIILTLFAISAFAQPGAGGPDAAYVKTNYTKYEYQIPMRDGKKLFTSVYVPKDQSKKYPFMMDRTCYSVAPYGPDAYKPSIGPNAQFMQDGYIFVYQDVRGRWMSEGIYEEMTPELEEHKTNKDVDEGTDTYDTIDWLLKNVANNNGKVGVWGISYPGFYTTTALLSRHPALVAASPQAPIADLWRDDAWHNGAFFLAANFGFYPGFTNRQDDKPTQRRGARFNPNAGSEDGYNFFLKMGSMRNTNVKYFKDTIRLWNEMMDHPDYDQHWKDRNVLIHLHDIKTATLVTGGWYDAEDLYGAINTYKVLAAKNPNTPIYFAMGPWVHGGWARGTGDHLGDVDFGGETAPFYRDNIEFAFFSHYLKGTPFNMPKVTTFETGVNQWRTYNIWPPAPAKEKNLYFLPGGKLSFTAPASVKSTFNEFVSDPANPVPYYAKPTMDMERDYMTADQRFLADRKDVITYQTDVLTSDVTLAGNIWANLKVSTTGTDADWVVKVIDVYPDSAQNNKFTTKDVKMACYQQMVRSESMRGKYRTGFDKPSAFVPGKVSPVNFELQDILHTFKKGHRIMVQVQSSWFPLIDRNTQQFQDIMKAKDTDFKKATHRIYTSKNNLSFLKVRVL from the coding sequence ATGAAATTCCTTACTTCAATTATTCTAACGCTCTTCGCCATTTCGGCTTTTGCCCAGCCCGGCGCCGGTGGCCCTGATGCCGCTTATGTAAAAACCAACTACACCAAGTATGAGTACCAGATACCCATGCGCGATGGCAAAAAGCTGTTCACATCGGTTTACGTACCTAAAGACCAGTCGAAGAAATACCCGTTTATGATGGACCGTACCTGCTACAGCGTAGCGCCTTATGGTCCTGATGCCTATAAGCCATCCATCGGACCCAATGCCCAGTTTATGCAGGATGGCTATATTTTTGTTTACCAGGACGTACGCGGCCGCTGGATGAGCGAAGGCATTTACGAAGAAATGACGCCCGAACTGGAAGAGCATAAAACCAATAAAGATGTTGACGAAGGCACCGATACTTATGATACTATAGACTGGCTGCTGAAAAACGTAGCCAATAACAACGGCAAAGTGGGCGTTTGGGGCATCTCCTACCCGGGCTTTTATACCACCACGGCTTTATTGAGCCGCCATCCTGCCCTGGTTGCTGCATCGCCGCAGGCACCCATTGCCGATTTATGGCGCGATGATGCCTGGCACAACGGCGCTTTCTTTTTGGCGGCCAACTTTGGTTTCTATCCCGGCTTTACCAACAGGCAGGATGATAAACCTACCCAGCGTCGCGGAGCAAGGTTTAACCCCAATGCGGGTAGCGAAGATGGTTACAACTTCTTTTTAAAAATGGGAAGTATGCGTAACACCAACGTAAAGTATTTTAAAGATACCATTCGTTTGTGGAACGAAATGATGGATCACCCCGATTACGATCAGCATTGGAAAGACCGCAATGTATTAATCCACCTGCACGACATCAAAACCGCCACGCTGGTTACTGGTGGTTGGTACGATGCCGAAGATTTGTACGGTGCCATTAACACCTACAAAGTACTGGCAGCTAAAAACCCCAACACCCCGATTTATTTTGCTATGGGTCCGTGGGTGCACGGCGGCTGGGCACGCGGCACGGGCGACCACTTAGGCGATGTTGATTTTGGCGGCGAAACCGCACCATTCTATCGTGATAACATTGAGTTCGCGTTCTTTAGTCACTACCTCAAAGGCACGCCATTCAACATGCCCAAAGTAACCACTTTTGAAACCGGCGTAAACCAATGGCGCACCTACAACATTTGGCCACCTGCACCGGCTAAAGAAAAGAACCTGTATTTTTTGCCCGGCGGCAAATTATCGTTCACGGCACCGGCTTCGGTTAAGAGCACCTTTAACGAGTTCGTGTCTGACCCGGCCAACCCGGTACCGTACTACGCCAAACCCACCATGGATATGGAGCGCGATTACATGACCGCCGACCAACGCTTTTTAGCCGATCGTAAAGATGTAATTACTTACCAAACTGATGTACTTACCAGCGATGTTACCCTGGCTGGCAACATATGGGCTAACCTCAAAGTATCAACCACCGGCACCGATGCCGACTGGGTTGTGAAGGTAATTGATGTTTATCCAGATAGCGCCCAAAACAATAAATTCACCACCAAGGATGTAAAAATGGCTTGCTACCAGCAAATGGTACGCAGCGAAAGCATGCGCGGCAAATACCGTACAGGTTTTGATAAACCATCGGCATTTGTACCAGGCAAGGTTAGCCCCGTAAATTTTGAACTGCAGGATATACTCCACACCTTTAAAAAAGGCCACCGCATTATGGTACAGGTGCAAAGCTCATGGTTCCCGCTTATCGACCGTAATACCCAGCAGTTTCAGGACATAATGAAGGCCAAGGATACCGACTTTAAGAAAGCCACGCACCGTATTTATACATCGAAAAACAATCTGAGCTTTTTGAAAGTTAGGGTACTGTAA